One stretch of Bacteroidota bacterium DNA includes these proteins:
- the rpsQ gene encoding 30S ribosomal protein S17, translating to METLVRTRRKEKVGLVTSNKMTKTIVVSVERQIKHPKYGKFIRRTSKFMAHDEKNEANIGDKVRIVETRPLSKNKCWRLVEVVEKVK from the coding sequence ACACGCAGAAAAGAAAAAGTCGGACTCGTTACGAGCAACAAAATGACAAAAACAATTGTTGTTTCGGTTGAGCGCCAGATCAAACATCCGAAATATGGAAAGTTCATCAGGCGCACGAGCAAATTCATGGCGCACGATGAAAAAAATGAAGCGAACATTGGAGATAAAGTAAGAATTGTGGAAACCCGTCCGCTCAGTAAAAACAAATGCTGGCGGCTGGTTGAAGTAGTAGAGAAAGTAAAATAA